In Gracilinanus agilis isolate LMUSP501 chromosome 1, AgileGrace, whole genome shotgun sequence, the sequence ccagattttaactcagggaaatgaaccttcctgactctaggcttggtactctatccatttcaTCACCTAGCTTctagtcaataaaaatttattatttccacttggcacataggaagtgcttaataaatattgattaactGTTTCCCTGTCATTCTAGAATGTTCTGCCCTAGGTGcaaaatgtttctttaaatattctaAGTTGACCATATAGTTTTTTCTTAAAacgaaatacaaaaacaaaaaaccacctATTTTTTAGATtgaatctataatttcattggtatagggaactcccaggaaGAAAACTCCTTCCATCTTTGCAGGGTGGCATCTGCTCTGAAACTTAAGAGTCTTAGGGAGTCTCTTGGCACATTGGAGATAAAGAAAACTTGCCTTTAGGTTATATGACTAGTTCTTGTGAGTATAGTGCAGGGATTGGGTGGTGggagaacttgaatccaggtcttcctgattgaaggctagctttctatccactataccccACTGCTACTTTCATATCCTCTTCCTTATATACTTTTTCTTCACAGTTCCAAACTCCTTGCTTATAAGTATGAGTTTAAAGAGGGTACCAATTTTCTTAATGTGCTGAGAATTCTTGTTGTCTTTTCCCCAGGTTGTCTATCAATAGTCATAAAACAAATGTTCACAAAGGCCCAGGATGCAAATCCTTTCCTGACATCAGTCTTACAGAGAATCCAACATATGATGTAAATAAAGACTGAAGAGGATGGATCTTATAGCTTTGTATGAGTGGGAAGAAGCAGCCCTCTATCATTTTGGAGAGCtctaggggaaaggaggaaaaggagagagggaatgcTTCAGtaagcaccaaaaaaaaaaaaaaaatcaaccacatacacatacaaaattCTCTGATTAATTCTTTATTGTACCAATTATTCTTTGATAGATTCCGTTTCTTCAGGTAGATTCCCTCTTGCCCCTTGCTCTTCTCTGCACATTCATTCCTACCATCTGCTTCTCATCAACTTTACTGCAAGTGCTAAAGGAAGTCACTTGCTGGGCCCCTCCAAACTCCAGCCAGGCTGGAGAGGGTACATCTCTTGATAGAAGGGTATCAGAGAAAATTAAGATCTTATCTCTCTTGCCCTGTCTTCCTTGCCGATGCCCTATATCCATGGCCGTGATCCTGGTATCAATGCTCTGGCCCAGCCTGATAGGAAAAGAGATCCAGTGAGTCTAAGCCTCCAAGTTTTAGGGGATCTCCTTCCTAAGATTCTATGGTTTTTTCCTAGGCTATAGAGATTATACCTCCCAGCTGGCTTTTTGGCTTTGGGTTCAATCCCACTCTTTTACTAGTGTCAGCCCATAAATTAGGTTAGGAGAGATATGTTTGGGGATTCTGGGCTCCCTCACCTCAGTTCTAGGCTCAGGGCCTAGTTCCACGTTTCTTTTGCTCTGTGTTCTGAAGCTTGGTCAGCAGCTTCCGTTCATGGCCACCTGGACTGTGCCGGTTGGTATGGTTAGCAGCTTCTCTCTTACTACGACCCTTACCGCTGCCTCTTCCTGAAATAGAAGGTAGTAGTCATAGGAATGAGGTGCTCAAAGAACATGGTGGGCAGAAGCCATTCAGTGGCTGAGATTGTATAAACCAAAGAAAACAGAGATAAAGACATGAGGAgggcagtggaaagaatactggactggAGGCAGGAGACCTGAGCTCTAGTTCTAGATCTGTCCTTAACTTGCTGTGTAAATTTGGGCAAACTTCTAGACCTCAGCTCCCTCTGTAAAATTCAGAGTTTGAATCAGACAATTTCAAAAATTAGTATGACTCaatttcaacaaatgtttattaagtacctactacattcaagggcagctgggtggctcagtggattgagagccaggcctagagactggaggtcctaggttcaagtccggccttggacacttccagctgtgtgaccttgggcaggtcacttgacccctattgcccacccttaccactcctgggccaaggacggtccctagcccggatgaaaaaggaggagtgttgggcgtggggctagcaaccccaccctgtaaaaactacaactgctaaagaaactgcaacctaaagtaggggcagctgggctagctcagtggattgagagccaggcctagagacgaaagtgttctctaggttcaaacccggtctcagacacttcccagctgggtgaccaattgcctactggttgtggccctatgctcctagaatggagtcccaggataaaaaaaaaacaaaaaacaaaaaacaaaaaaaaaaaacaaacaaatattcaAGGCATTGTATAAGAtactggagttagaaagactaaaataaaaaaagtccttgcctttgaaaagtttacattctagagaggaaacaacatgtacacagataaatgAATCCAAAGTAATTCAAAGTAGACAAGAGATCTAAAACCTGGAGGGGTAAGGAAGGTTTCAAGAACAAGTtgtcaggggcaactaggtggctcagtggatcaagaatcaggtttggagataggaggtcctattctaactgtgtcaccctgggcaagtcactcaaccccaattacctagcccttgctgctcttctgccacAGGgactaatacttaatatcaattctaagatggaaagtaaggtttctttaaaataaaaaaaaaaaaaagaacaaattggcAACCAAACTGAGCCTTGATAGGAAATAAGGATTCTGAGAGGCTAACATGGAGATACTGTAAAGGATTTTATAAGGTTGCTTGTGGGACTGGCTAGGACCTAGGATTAAATTAAGAGGGCAGAAGGTGGGGAAGAGGGTCAAGTGGGAAGAGGGTCAAGTGATGGAGAGGATAAAATCCACTGGGCAGCCTGGAAATGTCAAGGAAAAAGATTCAAAAAATATAGGGCCGAGTctggatggggggagggggagagactcAAACCAGAGGTTTGAGAGGTAGGAGCTCGAAGTGAGGGGGTGTCTAGGTAAGGAAAGTAGGGCCACATCTCTCACCCAGGTAAGAATCTGTAAAGCTGTAAGTGTCATACTGGTCCAAGAACTGTTGCTCCTCGTCCTCCAAGATCAGGGGCTGGAGTGGTGGAGCAGCTAACGGAGCTGTAGCCATTGGTACTGGAGAACTTTATTATTTCAGTAACTAGTCTATCTGATCTCTTGTTTGTGaatcagtctctgtctctgtctgtctgtctctctcctctgcttCCCCCTGGGACAGCTCCTCCCAACACTTATAGGGCTAGGTTCCCTCCCCCAAACTGTGCACACAATCCACGTTGGCCCTGTCTGATGCAATCTGGCCCCCTCCCAAGACTTTAGAGTCCAGTATAAACAGAAATGAAATCACAACAGGAAAAGTGTTCTGTCCCGtgactcccctccccctctccctgaagtcattccttttcttctttctgtttttctcaggGTCCTGAGGTCTCTGGAAGGAGAAAagcaggagaagggagaagaggagaagaggaaagaaagggaaaggagaaggagcaTCCAAGACAAGCAATGTCCTAAGACTGAGTAGAATTTAGTGCCCTgatatttcttcatccaaaaaactTTGCTTTAGCTTTTGCTCTGGACTGGTGGCTTaagaaggtgggaaggaaagaacaggaCAAAAATTCCTTTGACCCTTTCCCGTTGACATACCAAAAAGAGAGCTAGAAGTCTGTCAATAGTGTGAGGGAGTCCATGTTAGGCATTCCTTTGACAAACATTCTTTGTGAATCATCTGTAAGGTCTTTGTACCCAGGCACTGAAGGAGATCCAAGACATGTTAGAGATTGTCCCAGCCTTCAGGGAGAGGAGCAGAATATCCCAACTCtacaacttactagctgtgattTTGGGTAAATTCCTTAAACTCTCTTAATCTCAGTTCCCTCATACGATAAAAGGGATATCAATATATGCACTCCTCTTACAAGGTTGTTCTGATGAAAGCACCTTATAAACTCACAGTGGTATAgaaatgttggggggggggaagtttaCCAACTAGTTGGGGGAGTCAGAACAAGTCTTTAGAGTAATAATTATAAGACAGAATATGCTCAGGGTTATAAGAGAGGTCCAAACACAGTATTCCAGGGATAGACAGAAGGGATAATAGTTAGAGGAAGCTCTGTGGAGAAGATAGGACTTGAGCTGGGCTTTTAAGAATAGAACAgtctgggggacagctgggtagctcagtggattgagagccagacctagagatgggaggtcctaggttcaaatctagcctcagacacttcccagctgtgtgaccctgggaaagtcacttgacccccattgcccacccttaccactcttctgccttggagccaatacacagaagttaagggtttgaaaaaaaaaaaaaagaatagaatagtCTGGATAGAAGGCGATAGAGAAGGAGGAGGGTATAGGCAATGAGAAAAGAATAAGTGTGGTGGAGGTAATTCTAGAAGACCATCAAAACCCAACTTCTGACAGAACAGTGACAAACTCATGatgcaaatttctttttttcaggtgGCAGTGAATGGTATGTAACTAATTGAATCTAGATTAGAATGGTTTGTGGATACTTAGAGCCAAGCATGGAATACAGTCAGAGAAACATTTGTATCCAGCCTCCTTCATTCCCACAATTCCAGAGAGAAACATTCTTTGAATAGTTTGCCCAGGTGAGCTAGTTTCCTTAACTAGAATATTATACTTAGTTCCGACTACTCATTAATGAGTTGATGGTGGCTCCAGAGGAGGGAGACAAGGATAATTAGGAACCTTTGAATTATACATAAATAGGGGTTTGATACACATGCAGACCTCATTAGCTTGCTTGGTTGATTAACTTCTCTACATGAAGGAAACTGGAGAAATGGCATCTGGGAAAATTGTGATGATATGCCTTGGAAAAACTCCAGGGGAGCATGAGTAGACAAAAGGTAAATGTTTCTAGTTGGCTGAGCACATGGTTAGGAGGAACCTTTTTTTTCAATTGGCCTCATATCTAGAGctgtcagaattaaaaaaaaacaaaaaacaaaaaacaaaaacctcagtTAGCTTCAACCAGCTTTTTTGCTTCATTAGCATCATGGGGAGCTTCTACACTAGGATCTGGTAATAAACCAATCTGTAAGAGGGATGGCCTTAAGATCTTTTCTCTAAGGCCATACGTCTCCTCAACCCTGCTCTGACAAAAATGAgcttggacttttaaaaaattctttttctggtCTAGGTGAAGGAAATGAAGCCTTACATCCTGAGAGTTCAAAAGGTCATCATgagggcaggtaagtggctccatggatagagagccaggcctagagatggaaggtcctggctccaaatctggtctcagatatgtcctagctctgtgattctgggcaagtcacttaatccaaattggctagcccttaccactcttttgcctttgagCTGaccttattattgattctaagatagcaggtgagggtttaaaaaaaatttcataaagaCATCCGTTATCCTAGCATTCTAGAACCTAGGTTTCAGGGTAGGTGTTGCCACCAGCCCAGTATTGATGCCCCATGGAACAAGGAGGTTTTGGATCCATGCCAATATAATCTGAAATAAGGCTTCATCCAGAATCAATGCTATATTTGGATGTGAACTTGATGAGACCAATGCTACATAGAAACTGAGCTAAATTTTGAGCCTACTCCTTCAGAGACCAAGGTGGTATAGGGAAGAGTATACTTTGGAGGACtggggaaaataaattttataaatttgttctTCCTACatatttgaagtaaatatttttttgtaaaatgtaaaaggggaaaaattatggttggcctggatatttaagagttttggtcaccaggaaaTTGATTACACGCTTTCCAGATTAAAgatccaagtcaggatgacttttatagtagtttatttacaaatacgAAGAGtgaaggtaggaaaaatgagagagagagagaaatagagagagagaaagagagagagagagagagaaatagagagagagaaagagagagagagagagagagaaagagagagagagagagagagaaaaggagagagagagagagagtaactcTGGCCTGGTCCGAAGGCCTGAACCAGGcaaggcttcagaggccccaacaaagggggcacagaagttaattaaataaggcttctagccacaaggcctcctctaagatgagaGAGGCCTCTTTTGAGGCTAGGGTCTCCAGAAATgctaagggaaaagaaagggagtcagcctaacttacccacatgacaattcaaagagaagcagtctgaggtctcaaccaGAGCTCtttcaaggccaagttcaaaaggcCAAATCCCCTTCaaaggaagttaccatcatatttaaaagatagttctttttgtcacttccttAGTCCAGGCAGCCTCaaccttgttttggactgcccatgGGGGGAGctatttgtttttgatttgtcacttactaggacatgtgggtcatagatctcccccctccccacttaattctaagttgggtggggtgacatattcctggtgactaaaatctaaagaatgaataaaggtgatctaattccattttcacaaaaagatatcctggacaagtcatttaactaacctctgtttgccttagtatcctgtttgtctcaatttcctcaactgtaaaagaggAGTGATAATGATACCTATCTTGCAGgattgatcaaatgaaataatacttggcAAATCTCCAATACATAGTAAGCATCACATTAatgcttttccctctccctcaaagaACTTAGATTTTATTGTCATTATAACAACAATAAGGGGAAGCATGAAtacaaggaagaaagttggccttggagtcaggacaacctgggttcaagttcagcCTTTAACACATGATTGATGTGTGTAACCCTGGAGAAGTTACTTTACTTGTCAGTATTATACAACTGTTTATGCCTATAATTTTAGTCCTAATTTTTGGTAGTGGAATTTCTTCAATGGGTTGTCCCTGCACCAATAgaactccaattgcctggcccttaccactcttttgccttggaacttatacctAGTaccaaatctaagacagaaagtaaggattttatttaaaagaaagaaagaaagaatacattatgtaccaggcactgtactaagtgctagagatacaaaaaagacaaaagaaattccctgcccttaagaagctcacaatctaataggggaaagACAACAAGCAAATGAATATACACAAATCCACTATATacggaaaaatagaaaataaggtaAGGTACTCGAAAtgagagggattgggaaaggattccagtggaaaatagaattttagttgaggtttgaaagaagccagggaagacaTTAGGCAGAGATGAGATGGGGGCATTTCAGGTGTGAGGGACAGCCATAGAAAATCTTTGAgaccaaagaagaaaatagccTGTCCATGGAATAGTAAGAAGGCCAGTATTACTGGAATGAAGAGTATGTGGTGGGAGTTAGGTATatgaagagaggaaaggtaaGAGGAAGTCCCTTGAATTCATTTTACCTCACAAGTGATATTACAACTCTGAGGATGTGGTTGGCTACAGAGAATCATTTCTGAAAGGCAGTAGCTGATATATATAGAGTAACAGAAATATACAATGAtgaagactcatgatgaaaatgctatccacagccaaaggaGAAACTGTTGCAGtttgagtgcagatcaaagcccATCATTTTTCACTATATTTCCTTTGTGAAATTTCTACTTGtatatatgtcttctatcatgataTGAGCAAtacggaaatatgtattacatgaaagtatgggtataacctACATCAGACTATATACCCCCTCCAGAAGTGGGGGTGgaatagggagggagaaaatctgaattttaaaatgtcaaaaaacaattgtcaaaaattgtttctacatgtaactgaaaaaaataattgggaatGGGAGAAGAAAGCCTATTTGTTCTATTTAAGTATTTACATCAAGAGTACCCATTGTTATGTgctaagatttttcttttaaagtctcAACataggtgaaaaagaggattacatATAGCTAGCtcctagtatcttttttttttttttaaaccctcaccttctgccttagtgttAGTCCTAGGACAAAAGAGCCACTAGGActctaagcaactggggttaagtgacttgcccagggtcacacagttagaaagtatctgaagtcttttttttttttttaaacttttccctttccctcttagaatcaatactgtgtattggttctaaggtagaagagtggtaagggctaggcaatgagtgttaagtaatttgcccagagacactcacctaggaagtatctaaggtcagactTGAATTTAGGATCTTCCCTCACCAGGCCTatctctcaatctgctgagccacctagctgccccccagaaaccaaatttaaacccaggacctcctgtctccaggcctggctctctatccactgggctaacTATGTCCCCCTAATATCTTCATGATTACTTTTTCTAACATTAATGCTGTCTATGATTTTTACCATTTTAGAAATCTTCTTAGAGCATTTGGCTTGGtgttaagagttcaaatctagtctcagacactaagtgtgtgatcctgggcatgttgCTTCTTTGTCTTGCTCAAAAATAGagctaataatagtacctaattcCCAtgattgttataaggataaaatgaagtattCTTAAATTGTTTTGCAAACCCTAGAGCATTCTActtatcattattataaataataaaatttgaataCTGTTAAAATCTTTTTTGTCTCTGGTAGGGATTTCTCCTTGGTGGCAAAGAGGTAGGAAGTAACTTCTAACAGCTAGAATTGCCCAACAATATAACAGGTTTCCTTGTGAGGGAATGAGCTCCTTGTCACTGAAAATATTCAAACATAAGTTTGGCCCCAAAGATATATTAGAAGACACCTCTCTCTTCTATTCCTTTGCAAAGGTAAGGGATCCTTGGGTATAGAACACTGAGTATGTTTTCAGATGTATTaaatggttttgttttgcttttcttctctttttatttttcttttctttttaattctttgttataaatgaTGGCTGTCTGGAAAATAAGAGGGAGAAGAATATAAGGGGAAATTGAGGTGATGTGTGAAAACAAAATacagtataaataaaaatttatgttttaaaatgtttaagcAAAATGCTAGAGAATAACAATTGTTTATAGTtagttttttacaaatattatctagttTTATTCTTGCTAGGACCCTGGAGGATAGAAGCTAGTATTGTACCATTTCaccaatgaagaaattgaggcaaaaaaaaggttgtgacttgcctagctaataaatgtttgagataggatttgaactcatctttctcattctaagtacagtgctttatccacttaGCTATTAGGAAGGGATTGTTAGATTCCTTTAGGAAAGCATAATTAAATGGCATGTAAATTCGAGGTTTGTCTGGTATTGCTTGCTCTGTGGTTTTACATGCATCCCCAGAAATTGAAAGCAAagggtaacaaaaaaaaaacaactatccaaactattttatagaggaggaaattgaagctccAAAATTATTAGAAGTTCGTAGTTGGGCCAGGACTAAATGCCAGGtttctttaatgtttttctaTCTCTCATCTCTCCCACCTAGAATGTAACCCTTTTGAAGAGGCAAGCCCGTGTGATGTTAAAGTGCCCGAAATGGGTAAGGTTCCAGTGCCACTAAaaagctgtatgatcttgggggaaaaaaaatcacctacttTCTCTCTGCCTTAGGTTCATTCCCTATTAAATGAAGAAGTTCAACTGGATGATTACTaaattccctttcagctctaagtgTCTGTCACTGTCAGTCTTAGCACAGGTACCTACTCATAACACTTCTCAGTCATCATTGGCAACCATCCCATTAGTGACAATATTTACTAAGTAGTTGATTTGACTAATTGCTATGAAAACACTTATAATTAGTCTATAGGAATTAAGGGGAAGGCCTGAAAGCCAAAGTTTCTGCAGTTCTTATCCTTTATTGAAGAACCCAGAATCCAGAATTAAATGGGAgcatgaaacagaaaaaaagacaagattCTGAAGCACGTTAACCGCgaattaaaactacatttcccagctaAGCGCACGTCGAGGAAAGCATACGATTCGAGTTCCAGATGCCTTTCCACAGCACTTGGAAGAAAAGACTACATTTCCCGGTAGGACCTTCAGGTGCGCACACGCAAGCGCACTAGTATCCCCTAGCCCGGGAACGAGGATGAAAAAAGTTCAGGGGGGGTGTTGCAGTTGCTGTCGCTGCGGTCTTCATCGCTGCCGTCACAGTTGACTCGTTTTGGCTCGTCCTCGGTAGGTGGGTTTGGGTAGCAGCCATGGGCCTCAGGCGAaccaggggagcaggggagaggggagcgGCAACATCTCACCCGTTGTGGTCCCCCTATCCTGGGCCAGGCTGTGGTGCCCCAAGACACTAAAAGTACGCATGCGCACACTGCGGAAGCTCGGGGAAAGGGGGGCAGGGAGGTCACGCGCCCGCCGCGGAGGGTTCTTTGTTCGCTTGGGCTGCTCCAAGAAAATCACGTGAGGAGGCGGCCTTTAGAAGCACGTGGGAGGGGAGGGCGAAGCATTTTAGAAGCACGTGCGTTGGTGAGAGGAACTGAGGAGAAGCGGCCAGCGAGGAAGGAGACCATGGCTTCGAAGGGTATTTCCCCCGAGGGCAATAGTAGTGATAGCGGACATTTAGAAAGCCCTTTAGAACATTCCTTATTAAAGCTTCACGAGGTCGGTAGTGCGAGCGAATACCTCCATCTTACAGATAATAGTTAACAACCTTTGTGCACAGGCTTttagtttgcaaagttctttctCCACAGCCACTCTGGGAGGGAGGTAGGGCAAGTAGCACCCTGttaatggagaaggaaacaacatcACGAGGTATCACGAGTTGCCCAAGGAACCCTACCCCATCTCCCCATTTCATAGCATTTCTGCTGTTTCTGACATAGTTCAGGCTATTATCAGATTGAATATTTCAATCTTTACTTCCTCTGCCTCAACCAGACTAATTTTCCAAAAATACACCTTTTAGTATGAAAGACCTTTGCCtaacttccttttttcctataaggtcaaatccaaattcctttggcatttaaggccctcTAGTTTGG encodes:
- the NUPR1 gene encoding nuclear protein 1, which gives rise to MATAPLAAPPLQPLILEDEEQQFLDQYDTYSFTDSYLGRGSGKGRSKREAANHTNRHSPGGHERKLLTKLQNTEQKKRGTRP